A single window of Oerskovia paurometabola DNA harbors:
- a CDS encoding L-ribulose-5-phosphate 4-epimerase, with amino-acid sequence MSATTSATAELAPAVRAAVEASRERVAALHRELTRYELVVWTAGNVSERVEGADLFVIKPSGVAYDDLTPGSMVVCDLDGNLVEGTRAPSSDTAAHAYVYRHMSHVGGVVHTHSTYATAWAARAEPVPCVLTMMADEFGGEIPVGPFALIGDDSIGKGIVDTLRTSRSPAVLMRNHGPFTIGKDARGAVKAAVMCEEVARTVHVARQLGEPLPIAQGDVDSLHDRYQNVYGQAPAGG; translated from the coding sequence ATGAGCGCCACCACCAGCGCGACGGCGGAGCTCGCCCCCGCGGTCCGCGCGGCGGTCGAGGCCTCGCGCGAGCGGGTCGCGGCCCTGCACCGCGAGCTGACCCGCTACGAGCTCGTCGTCTGGACCGCAGGGAACGTCTCCGAGCGCGTCGAGGGTGCCGACCTGTTCGTCATCAAGCCGTCCGGCGTCGCGTACGACGACCTGACTCCCGGGTCGATGGTCGTGTGCGACCTCGACGGGAACCTGGTCGAGGGGACGCGCGCACCGTCGTCGGACACCGCGGCGCACGCGTACGTCTACCGGCACATGTCGCACGTCGGGGGGGTCGTGCACACGCACTCGACGTACGCGACCGCCTGGGCCGCGCGCGCCGAGCCCGTGCCGTGCGTCCTGACGATGATGGCCGACGAGTTCGGCGGCGAGATCCCCGTAGGACCCTTCGCGCTGATCGGCGACGACTCGATCGGCAAAGGCATCGTCGACACGCTCCGCACCTCGCGGAGCCCCGCCGTCCTGATGCGCAACCACGGCCCCTTCACGATCGGCAAGGACGCGCGCGGCGCGGTCAAGGCCGCCGTGATGTGCGAGGAGGTCGCGCGGACCGTGCACGTCGCGCGCCAGCTCGGCGAGCCGCTGCCCATCGCGCAGGGCGACGTCGACTCGCTCCACGACCGCTACCAGAACGTGTACGGCCAGGCGCCCGCGGGCGGTTGA
- a CDS encoding sugar ABC transporter ATP-binding protein has translation MSTTTAAYAAPVVEMTGITIEFPGVKALDGVDLTLRPGEVHALMGENGAGKSTLIKALTGVYQIDAGRIVVSGAEHRFTRTRDSQDAGISTVYQEVNLCSNLSVAENIMLGHEIRFGPFINWPATRRKAREHLALLNLDIDPSSALSSHSIAVQQLCAIARAMVVDAKVLILDEPTSSLDKAEVAELFDVIRSLRDKGVAILFVSHFLDQIYEITDRLTILRNGRLISEHLTKELPRMELISAMIGRSGEALADVEERAHRVASEHDEEPLLRAVALGRDGSVEPFDLDVHAGEIVGVAGLLGSGRTEVARLLYGADRAGSGKLTFDGATRGAAPLTSIKRGVAFSSEDRKKEGIIGDLTVRENIALAMQASRGPWRPIPAKELDAVVDRYMKALNVYPANPNMLIKNLSGGNQQKVLLARWLATAPRLIILDEPTRGIDVGAKAEIQRLVAELAGDGMGVVFISSELDEVLRLSQRVVVMRDRQKIGEITNGPDVTSTTILETIAASGSAS, from the coding sequence ATGTCAACGACGACCGCCGCGTACGCGGCGCCCGTGGTGGAGATGACCGGGATCACCATCGAGTTCCCGGGCGTCAAGGCTCTCGACGGCGTCGACCTCACCCTCCGCCCCGGCGAGGTCCACGCCCTCATGGGTGAGAACGGCGCCGGCAAGTCCACCCTCATCAAGGCCCTCACGGGGGTCTACCAGATCGACGCGGGCCGCATCGTGGTCTCGGGTGCCGAGCACCGGTTCACGCGGACCCGCGACTCCCAGGACGCGGGCATCAGCACCGTGTACCAGGAGGTCAACCTCTGCTCGAACCTCTCGGTCGCCGAGAACATCATGCTCGGGCACGAGATCCGGTTCGGTCCCTTCATCAACTGGCCCGCGACGCGCCGCAAGGCCCGCGAGCACCTCGCCCTCCTCAACCTGGACATCGACCCCTCGTCGGCTCTGTCCTCCCACTCGATCGCCGTGCAGCAGCTCTGCGCGATCGCGCGGGCCATGGTCGTCGACGCGAAGGTCCTGATCCTCGACGAGCCCACCTCGAGCCTCGACAAGGCCGAGGTCGCCGAGCTCTTCGACGTGATCCGCTCGTTGCGGGACAAGGGCGTCGCGATCCTCTTCGTGTCGCACTTCCTCGACCAGATCTACGAGATCACCGACCGCCTGACGATCCTGCGCAACGGACGCCTCATCTCCGAGCACCTCACGAAGGAGCTTCCGCGCATGGAGCTCATCTCCGCGATGATCGGCAGGTCCGGTGAGGCCCTGGCCGACGTCGAGGAGCGCGCGCACCGCGTCGCCTCCGAGCACGACGAGGAGCCTCTGCTCCGGGCCGTCGCGCTGGGACGCGACGGCTCGGTCGAACCGTTCGACCTCGACGTGCACGCGGGCGAGATCGTCGGCGTCGCGGGCCTGCTCGGCTCGGGCCGCACGGAGGTCGCCCGCCTCCTCTACGGCGCCGACAGGGCGGGCAGCGGAAAGCTGACCTTCGACGGCGCGACGCGAGGCGCGGCCCCCCTGACCTCGATCAAGCGAGGCGTCGCGTTCTCCTCGGAGGACCGCAAGAAGGAGGGCATCATCGGTGACCTCACGGTCCGCGAGAACATCGCCCTCGCGATGCAGGCGAGCCGCGGCCCGTGGCGCCCCATCCCGGCCAAGGAGCTGGACGCGGTCGTCGACCGCTACATGAAGGCGCTCAACGTCTACCCGGCGAACCCGAACATGCTCATCAAGAACTTGTCGGGCGGCAACCAGCAGAAGGTACTCCTGGCCCGCTGGCTCGCGACCGCACCGCGCCTCATCATCCTCGACGAGCCCACGCGTGGCATCGACGTGGGGGCCAAGGCCGAGATCCAGCGGCTCGTCGCCGAGCTGGCAGGTGACGGGATGGGCGTGGTCTTCATCTCGTCCGAGCTCGACGAGGTGCTGCGCCTGAGCCAGCGCGTCGTCGTCATGCGTGACCGCCAGAAGATCGGCGAGATCACCAACGGCCCGGACGTCACGTCCACCACGATCCTCGAGACGATCGCAGCGAGCGGGAGCGCATCATGA
- the araA gene encoding L-arabinose isomerase, whose amino-acid sequence MKNPFDTREIWFLTGSQDLYGEETLRQVAAQSQEIAAAIDASSDVPVRIVWKPVLKDSDAIRRAALDANADDACVGLVVWMHTFSPAKMWIRGLEALGTPLLHLHTQANVELPWSEIDMDFMNLNQAAHGDREFGYIQSRLGVSRKTVVGHVSNPDVTARIGTWARAATAWAEVGSLRLARFGDNMRGVAVTEGDKTEAEVRFGVSVNTWGVNDLVERVDAVDESDVDILVKEYVGMYDVAPELLPGAERHASLRYGARIELGLRSFLEEGGFGAFTTNFEDLGGLRQLPGLAVQRLMADGYGFGAEGDWKTALLVRAAKVMGHGLPGGASLMEDYTYDMVPGAERILGAHMLEVCPSLTTARPRLEVHALGIGGREDPVRLVFDTDAGPALVVALSDMRERFRLVANVIEVVAPEHDLPRLPVARALWEPAPSFAVSAEAWLTAGGAHHTVMTTALGLEAFEDFAQIAGTELAVIDESTTTRSFARELRWNQAYYRLAQGF is encoded by the coding sequence ATGAAGAACCCCTTCGACACCAGGGAGATCTGGTTCCTGACCGGGAGCCAGGATCTCTACGGCGAGGAGACCCTCCGCCAGGTCGCAGCGCAGTCCCAGGAGATCGCGGCGGCGATCGACGCGTCGAGCGACGTCCCGGTCCGCATCGTCTGGAAGCCCGTGCTCAAGGACTCGGACGCGATCCGACGGGCCGCGCTCGACGCCAACGCGGACGACGCGTGCGTGGGGCTCGTCGTGTGGATGCACACGTTCTCCCCGGCGAAGATGTGGATCCGCGGGCTCGAGGCCCTCGGCACCCCGCTGCTCCACCTGCACACGCAGGCCAACGTCGAGCTGCCGTGGTCCGAGATCGACATGGACTTCATGAACCTCAACCAGGCCGCCCACGGCGACCGCGAGTTCGGGTACATCCAGTCGCGGCTCGGAGTCTCGCGCAAGACCGTCGTGGGTCACGTGAGCAACCCGGACGTCACCGCGAGGATCGGGACCTGGGCGCGCGCCGCGACGGCCTGGGCCGAGGTGGGCTCGCTGCGGCTCGCCCGGTTCGGCGACAACATGCGCGGCGTGGCCGTGACCGAGGGCGACAAGACCGAGGCCGAGGTCCGGTTCGGCGTCTCCGTCAACACGTGGGGCGTCAACGACCTCGTCGAACGGGTCGACGCGGTCGACGAGAGCGACGTCGACATCCTCGTCAAGGAGTACGTCGGGATGTACGACGTGGCCCCCGAGCTGCTCCCCGGTGCGGAGAGGCACGCGTCGCTGCGCTACGGGGCACGCATCGAGCTGGGGCTGCGCTCCTTCCTCGAGGAGGGCGGGTTCGGCGCCTTCACGACGAACTTCGAGGACCTGGGTGGGCTGCGCCAGCTCCCTGGGCTCGCCGTCCAGCGCCTCATGGCTGACGGCTACGGGTTCGGCGCGGAGGGGGACTGGAAGACCGCGCTGCTCGTTCGCGCCGCGAAGGTCATGGGCCACGGGCTGCCCGGCGGGGCCTCGCTCATGGAGGACTACACCTACGACATGGTGCCCGGTGCCGAGCGGATCCTCGGGGCGCACATGCTCGAGGTCTGCCCGAGCCTCACGACGGCGCGGCCCCGCCTCGAGGTGCACGCGCTGGGGATCGGGGGCCGCGAGGACCCCGTGCGGCTCGTGTTCGACACCGACGCGGGTCCCGCTCTCGTCGTCGCCCTGAGCGACATGCGCGAGCGGTTCCGCCTCGTGGCCAACGTGATCGAGGTCGTGGCGCCGGAGCACGACCTGCCCAGGCTGCCCGTGGCACGTGCCCTGTGGGAGCCCGCGCCGAGCTTCGCGGTCTCGGCCGAGGCGTGGCTCACCGCGGGAGGCGCGCACCACACCGTCATGACCACGGCCCTGGGGCTCGAGGCCTTCGAGGACTTCGCCCAGATCGCCGGCACGGAGCTCGCCGTGATCGACGAGTCCACGACCACCCGGTCCTTCGCGCGAGAGCTGCGATGGAACCAGGCGTACTACCGGCTCGCGCAGGGCTTCTGA
- a CDS encoding ABC transporter substrate-binding protein, whose protein sequence is MFNKTTARVRFTGILAGAAVLALAACSGGSTDSADGTAGAGGGGENIRVGFSQLGAESGWRTANTESVKANLTAENGIDLTFVDAQQKQENQIKALRDFIDQDVDVIAFSPVIETGWDEVLQEIKDAEIPVVLVDRTVDTTVEDPFVTWIGADFTAEGVTAGEWVAENAPDAKVFELQGTMGSGAQTNRQEGFRSVVEDQIVGEATGNFTRAEGKAATEAALQAYPDMNLIFAHNDDMGLGAIEAIEAAGKVPGKDIQIVTVDGVKDGLTALLDGKFNFVVECNPAFGDQLLELIKQVAAGEDVEKETIVVDQAFDQTITQDVIDARSF, encoded by the coding sequence ATGTTCAACAAGACCACGGCACGCGTGCGGTTCACCGGGATCCTCGCAGGCGCAGCGGTCCTCGCGCTCGCGGCCTGCAGCGGCGGCAGCACCGACTCGGCCGACGGCACCGCCGGAGCGGGCGGAGGCGGCGAGAACATCCGCGTCGGCTTCTCCCAGCTCGGCGCGGAGAGCGGCTGGCGCACCGCCAACACCGAGTCGGTCAAGGCCAACCTCACGGCCGAGAACGGCATCGACCTGACGTTCGTCGACGCGCAGCAGAAGCAGGAGAACCAGATCAAGGCCCTCCGCGACTTCATCGACCAGGACGTCGACGTCATCGCGTTCTCCCCGGTCATCGAGACCGGATGGGACGAGGTCCTCCAGGAGATCAAGGACGCCGAGATCCCCGTCGTCCTCGTGGACCGCACGGTCGACACCACGGTCGAGGACCCGTTCGTCACCTGGATCGGCGCCGACTTCACGGCAGAGGGAGTCACCGCGGGCGAGTGGGTCGCGGAGAACGCACCCGACGCCAAGGTCTTCGAGCTCCAGGGCACCATGGGCTCGGGCGCCCAGACCAACCGTCAGGAAGGCTTCCGCTCGGTCGTCGAGGACCAGATCGTCGGCGAGGCGACCGGCAACTTCACGCGCGCCGAGGGCAAGGCGGCCACCGAGGCAGCACTCCAGGCATACCCCGACATGAACCTCATCTTCGCCCACAACGACGACATGGGCCTCGGCGCCATCGAGGCCATCGAGGCCGCGGGCAAGGTCCCGGGCAAGGACATCCAGATCGTCACGGTCGACGGGGTCAAGGACGGCCTGACCGCTCTCCTCGACGGCAAGTTCAACTTCGTGGTCGAGTGCAACCCGGCCTTCGGCGACCAGCTCCTCGAGCTCATCAAGCAGGTCGCGGCCGGCGAGGACGTGGAGAAGGAGACCATCGTCGTCGACCAGGCGTTCGACCAGACCATCACGCAGGACGTCATCGACGCCCGCTCGTTCTGA
- a CDS encoding ABC transporter permease: MSTTTTTPTTPSASPPVSGGPAPRGAQGALRRVTHHHLFWPVVALVVMLLACGLRSPGFLDVTIMDGHLFGQLIDIMRASATPLLLGIGMCLVIATGGIDLSVGAVMAISLAVSLTYIDASGTGGTVGTALTAVAIGLLVAAVIGAFNGFLVTVLGIQPFIATMILMVAGRGIAMLITKGQITTTTSPPFKSIGSGFVLGIPTPVVIAAVVFALVALLVRRTALGMLVESIGINREASRLAGVQSRNITWFVYLLCGLLAGLAGIVYGAPTMAADANNIGLMKELDAIMVVVLGGTKLDGGKFSLAGVVVGALLLSTLERAVVIFHISSQITPLFKALVLIVVCIAASERLRSLLTSRRPRKRPTLGAGTATTSVKGVAA, translated from the coding sequence ATGAGCACGACCACCACGACTCCGACGACGCCGTCGGCGTCGCCGCCCGTGTCCGGCGGTCCCGCACCGCGGGGCGCCCAGGGCGCGCTGCGCCGCGTGACGCACCACCACCTGTTCTGGCCTGTCGTCGCGCTCGTCGTCATGCTCCTCGCGTGCGGCCTGCGCAGCCCCGGTTTCCTCGACGTGACGATCATGGACGGCCACCTGTTCGGCCAGCTGATCGACATCATGCGGGCGAGCGCGACCCCGCTCCTGCTCGGCATCGGCATGTGCCTCGTGATCGCGACGGGCGGTATCGACCTCTCGGTGGGCGCCGTCATGGCGATCTCGCTCGCGGTGTCGCTGACCTACATCGACGCGAGCGGCACGGGTGGGACGGTCGGCACGGCCCTGACCGCGGTCGCGATCGGCCTCCTGGTCGCCGCGGTGATCGGTGCGTTCAACGGCTTCCTGGTCACGGTCCTGGGCATCCAGCCGTTCATCGCGACCATGATCCTCATGGTCGCGGGTCGGGGCATCGCGATGCTCATCACCAAGGGCCAGATCACCACGACCACGAGCCCGCCCTTCAAGTCGATCGGCTCGGGCTTCGTCCTGGGCATCCCGACCCCCGTGGTCATCGCCGCGGTCGTGTTCGCCCTGGTCGCGCTGCTGGTGCGTCGGACGGCCCTCGGCATGCTGGTCGAGTCCATCGGCATCAACCGCGAGGCCAGCCGCCTCGCGGGCGTCCAGTCGCGCAACATCACGTGGTTCGTCTACCTGCTGTGCGGCCTCCTGGCCGGGCTCGCGGGGATCGTCTACGGCGCGCCGACGATGGCGGCCGACGCCAACAACATCGGCCTCATGAAGGAGCTCGACGCGATCATGGTCGTCGTCCTGGGCGGCACCAAGCTCGACGGCGGCAAGTTCAGCCTCGCGGGCGTGGTCGTCGGGGCGCTGCTCCTGTCGACGCTCGAGCGGGCCGTGGTCATCTTCCACATCAGCTCGCAGATCACGCCGCTGTTCAAGGCGCTCGTGCTGATCGTCGTGTGCATCGCGGCGTCCGAGCGTCTGCGCTCGCTCCTCACGTCCCGACGACCGAGGAAGCGACCCACCCTGGGCGCGGGCACGGCGACGACGAGTGTGAAGGGGGTCGCAGCATGA
- the araB gene encoding ribulokinase, translating to MQPPSYVIGVDYGTLSGRAVVVRVSDGAEMGSGVHEYSHAVMDTALVAGPFEGTAGLPLPPEWALQVPSDYVDVLRTAVPAALVAAGVDPVDVIGIATDFTACTMVPTTADGTPLCELERFADRPHAYVKLWKHHAAQAQADRINILAHERGEQWISRYGGLISSEWEFAKGLQLLEEDPEVYAATDHWVEAADWIVWQLGGVYVRNACTAGYKGIYQDGRYPSTEFLEALNPEFAGFVADKLEHAIGRLGEVAGTLTAKAAAWTGLPEGIAVAVGNVDAHVTAPAAQAVEPGQMTAIMGTSTCHVMNGEELHEVPGMCGVVDGGIVSGLWGYEAGQSGVGDIFGWFVDTAVPGSYAQAAADRDQSVHEYLTDLAAGQEIGEHGLVALDWHSGNRSVLVDHELSGLLVGQTLATRPEDTYRALLEATAFGTRTIVEEFQRAGVPVVELVVAGGLLKNRLLMQIYADVTRLPLSTIDSEQGPALGSAIHAAVAAGAYPDVRAAAQVMGRRTVAAYLPIEENAVRYDELFALYSGLHDHFGRLETPGVDPVMHRLKAIRREARSLRAGVAPSGTGTRGVALEGVPA from the coding sequence GTGCAGCCCCCCTCGTACGTGATCGGCGTCGACTACGGGACGCTCTCGGGACGAGCGGTCGTGGTGCGCGTGAGCGACGGGGCCGAGATGGGCAGCGGGGTGCACGAGTACTCCCACGCCGTCATGGACACCGCGCTCGTCGCAGGACCCTTCGAGGGCACCGCCGGCCTGCCCCTCCCGCCCGAGTGGGCCCTGCAGGTGCCCTCCGACTACGTCGACGTCCTGCGCACCGCAGTCCCGGCCGCGCTGGTCGCGGCGGGGGTCGATCCCGTCGACGTGATCGGCATCGCGACCGACTTCACGGCCTGCACCATGGTCCCCACGACCGCCGACGGGACCCCGCTGTGCGAGCTCGAGCGGTTCGCGGACCGTCCCCACGCCTACGTCAAGCTGTGGAAGCACCACGCGGCCCAGGCACAGGCCGACCGCATCAACATCCTGGCGCACGAGCGTGGCGAGCAGTGGATCTCACGCTACGGCGGCCTGATCTCGTCGGAGTGGGAGTTCGCCAAGGGGCTCCAGCTCCTCGAGGAGGACCCCGAGGTCTACGCCGCGACCGACCACTGGGTCGAGGCCGCCGACTGGATCGTGTGGCAGCTCGGCGGGGTCTACGTGCGCAACGCGTGCACCGCAGGCTACAAGGGCATTTACCAGGACGGCCGCTACCCCTCGACCGAGTTCCTCGAGGCGCTCAACCCCGAGTTCGCGGGGTTCGTGGCCGACAAGCTCGAGCACGCGATCGGTCGGCTCGGCGAGGTCGCGGGCACGCTCACGGCCAAGGCGGCGGCCTGGACCGGACTGCCCGAGGGCATCGCGGTCGCGGTCGGCAACGTCGACGCGCACGTCACGGCTCCGGCCGCGCAGGCCGTCGAGCCCGGGCAGATGACCGCGATCATGGGCACGTCCACGTGCCACGTCATGAACGGCGAGGAGCTGCACGAGGTGCCCGGCATGTGCGGGGTCGTCGACGGCGGGATCGTCTCGGGCCTGTGGGGCTACGAGGCGGGGCAGAGCGGCGTCGGGGACATCTTCGGCTGGTTCGTCGACACCGCGGTCCCCGGCTCGTACGCGCAGGCGGCGGCGGACCGTGACCAGTCGGTGCACGAGTACCTCACCGATCTCGCGGCCGGCCAGGAGATCGGCGAGCACGGCCTCGTCGCGCTCGACTGGCACTCGGGCAACCGTTCGGTCCTGGTCGACCACGAGCTGTCGGGCCTGCTCGTCGGGCAGACGCTCGCGACCCGACCTGAGGACACCTACCGCGCGCTCCTGGAGGCCACGGCGTTCGGGACCCGGACCATCGTCGAGGAGTTCCAGCGCGCCGGCGTCCCGGTCGTCGAGCTGGTCGTCGCGGGCGGGCTGCTCAAGAACCGCCTGCTCATGCAGATCTACGCGGACGTGACGCGACTGCCGCTCAGCACGATCGACTCCGAGCAGGGGCCGGCGCTCGGGTCGGCGATCCACGCGGCCGTCGCCGCGGGCGCGTACCCCGACGTGCGCGCCGCCGCCCAGGTCATGGGACGGCGCACGGTCGCGGCCTACCTCCCGATCGAGGAGAACGCGGTGCGCTACGACGAGCTGTTCGCGCTCTACTCCGGGCTGCACGACCACTTCGGACGGCTCGAGACCCCCGGTGTCGACCCGGTCATGCACCGCCTCAAGGCGATCCGCCGCGAGGCGCGCTCGCTGCGCGCGGGCGTGGCGCCGTCGGGTACCGGCACGCGGGGCGTCGCTCTCGAGGGGGTCCCCGCATGA
- a CDS encoding ABC transporter permease subunit, translated as MSTVQTAPRASKNPHEGKGPRGGHDTGFVARLMTNPVVRRLSDRRLLPVTGTLVALAVILIVGQVRYSTDRRDFLSMRLFSNLLVDNSYLIVLAIGMTFVIITGGIDLSVGAVVALVGLVVAKLLIAGAPLPVVLILGVLIGTTFGLLIGVMVQYFDIQPFIASLAAMFLARGLANVVSVQSLAIKDEGFAALASWKIKFGEGREAWSINLSMVVAFVVLLIAIYLLHYTRFGRTVYGLGTGDNGTAVNLMGLKGSSTKVWVYVISGTCAGIAGILFALYTKSGFNLTGIGMELDAIAAVVIGGALLTGGGGFVLGSVAGVLVYGLIQVLIAREGLDSWWTKVFIGVVLLAFVLLQRAMTFRQGRGAAT; from the coding sequence ATGAGCACCGTCCAGACGGCGCCCCGGGCGTCCAAGAATCCCCACGAGGGCAAGGGGCCGCGCGGAGGCCACGACACGGGCTTCGTCGCCCGCCTCATGACCAACCCTGTGGTCCGCAGGCTCTCGGACCGCCGGCTCCTGCCCGTCACGGGCACGCTCGTGGCCCTCGCGGTCATCCTGATCGTGGGGCAGGTCCGTTACAGCACGGACCGCCGCGACTTCCTGAGCATGCGGCTCTTCTCCAACCTGCTCGTCGACAACTCGTACCTGATCGTCCTGGCGATCGGCATGACGTTCGTGATCATCACGGGTGGGATCGACCTGTCGGTCGGTGCCGTGGTCGCCCTCGTCGGCCTGGTCGTTGCCAAGCTCCTGATCGCGGGAGCGCCGCTCCCCGTGGTCCTGATCCTGGGCGTGCTGATCGGCACGACGTTCGGCCTGCTGATCGGCGTGATGGTCCAGTACTTCGACATACAACCCTTCATCGCCTCGCTCGCCGCGATGTTCCTCGCGCGCGGCCTGGCCAACGTCGTGAGCGTCCAGTCGCTCGCGATCAAGGACGAGGGCTTTGCGGCCCTGGCCTCGTGGAAGATCAAGTTCGGCGAGGGTCGTGAGGCCTGGAGCATCAACCTGAGCATGGTCGTCGCGTTCGTGGTCCTGCTGATCGCGATCTACCTGCTGCACTACACGCGCTTCGGCCGCACGGTCTACGGGCTGGGCACGGGTGACAACGGCACGGCCGTGAACCTCATGGGTCTCAAGGGCAGCTCGACCAAGGTGTGGGTCTACGTGATCAGCGGCACGTGTGCCGGGATCGCGGGCATCCTGTTCGCCCTCTACACCAAGTCGGGCTTCAACCTCACGGGCATCGGCATGGAGCTCGACGCGATCGCGGCGGTCGTGATCGGTGGCGCGCTCCTGACGGGCGGCGGCGGGTTCGTCCTGGGGTCGGTCGCGGGCGTGCTCGTCTACGGGCTGATCCAGGTGCTCATCGCCCGCGAGGGCCTGGACTCCTGGTGGACCAAGGTCTTCATCGGCGTGGTCCTGCTCGCGTTCGTCCTGCTGCAGCGGGCCATGACGTTCCGTCAGGGACGAGGGGCCGCCACCTAG